One region of Sphingomonas abietis genomic DNA includes:
- the pal gene encoding peptidoglycan-associated lipoprotein Pal, which produces MTARTMARTGTIVTVAAMIALAGCAKKKPAELPPPPGPASDAGNQGPVGSGPVGNGIVPGSRADFLQQVGTDTVHFDTDHSDVNQEAQGILTAQAKWLVAHPTVRVTIEGHCDERGTREYNLALGDRRATAAKNFLVSAGVSADRLSTLSYGKERPVAMGSDESAWAQNRRAVTVVPQ; this is translated from the coding sequence ATGACTGCAAGAACCATGGCCCGCACGGGCACGATCGTCACCGTCGCCGCGATGATCGCGCTGGCGGGCTGCGCCAAGAAGAAGCCCGCCGAGCTGCCGCCGCCCCCGGGGCCGGCGAGCGATGCGGGCAATCAGGGCCCGGTCGGCAGCGGCCCGGTCGGCAACGGCATCGTGCCGGGGTCGCGCGCGGATTTCCTCCAGCAGGTCGGCACCGACACCGTCCACTTCGACACCGATCATTCGGACGTCAATCAGGAGGCGCAGGGCATCCTGACGGCCCAGGCCAAGTGGCTGGTCGCGCATCCGACCGTGCGCGTCACGATCGAAGGCCATTGCGACGAGCGCGGCACCCGCGAATATAATCTCGCGCTCGGTGATCGCCGTGCGACCGCCGCCAAGAACTTCCTGGTCAGCGCCGGCGTCTCGGCGGATCGTCTGAGCACGCTCAGCTACGGCAAGGAGCGTCCGGTGGCGATGGGTTCGGACGAGAGCGCCTGGGCGCAGAATCGCCGCGCCGTCACGGTGGTGCCGCAGTAA
- a CDS encoding isoaspartyl peptidase/L-asparaginase family protein: MGWTLMIHGGSGSMRRGHLSEAADQAGRQGLRAALDAGAAILGGGGSALDAVEAAVRTMEDDPAFNAGRGSVFTWDGRIECDAAIMDGRTRDAGAIAGATATRHPVTLARTVMAESPHVLLSAAGADAFSKAHGLEQAEQAWFAIPERRRQLDEIKADPDAPFDSDMKYGTVGAVAVDEAGHVAAATSTGGLTAKRWGRIGDSPLIGAGTYADDRAAAISCTGSGEHFIRIGLSHELCARLRLSGDSLETAEADLLAELGQLGGKGGFIAVTPDGQAQWCFNTPGMYRGVVGDGRAAEVAIYGDE; this comes from the coding sequence ATGGGCTGGACCCTGATGATCCACGGCGGATCGGGCTCGATGCGGCGCGGTCATTTGAGCGAAGCGGCCGACCAGGCCGGCCGTCAGGGCCTGCGCGCGGCGCTCGATGCCGGCGCCGCGATCCTCGGCGGCGGCGGCTCCGCGCTCGACGCGGTGGAGGCCGCGGTGCGGACGATGGAGGATGATCCCGCCTTCAACGCCGGGCGCGGATCGGTGTTCACCTGGGACGGCCGAATCGAATGCGACGCCGCGATCATGGACGGCCGCACCCGCGATGCCGGCGCCATCGCCGGCGCGACCGCGACGCGCCACCCCGTCACCCTCGCCCGCACGGTGATGGCGGAAAGCCCCCATGTCCTGCTGTCCGCGGCCGGCGCCGATGCCTTCTCGAAGGCGCACGGGCTGGAACAGGCCGAACAGGCCTGGTTCGCGATTCCCGAACGCCGCCGCCAGCTCGACGAGATCAAGGCCGACCCCGATGCGCCGTTCGATTCGGACATGAAATATGGCACCGTCGGCGCGGTCGCGGTCGATGAGGCCGGCCATGTCGCCGCCGCCACCTCGACCGGCGGGCTGACCGCCAAGCGCTGGGGCCGGATCGGTGATTCGCCGCTGATCGGCGCCGGCACCTATGCCGACGATCGTGCCGCCGCCATCTCCTGCACCGGCTCGGGCGAGCATTTTATCCGCATCGGCCTCTCCCACGAACTGTGCGCGCGGCTGCGCCTGTCCGGCGATTCGCTGGAGACCGCCGAGGCCGACCTGCTCGCCGAACTCGGCCAGCTGGGTGGCAAGGGCGGCTTCATCGCGGTGACGCCGGATGGCCAGGCGCAATGGTGCTTCAACACGCCCGGCATGTATCGCGGCGTGGTCGGCGATGGCCGGGCGGCGGAAGTGGCGATATACGGGGACGAATAA
- the tolB gene encoding Tol-Pal system beta propeller repeat protein TolB, giving the protein MMKAWTTAAVALLASTAAVAQVPATQAAPGAGPLPGQRIVVDINGGISQPMPIAIPVMPTPASVHTAAGQTDALGQQVAQIVTNDLQGSGLFKPVSGSHPVSYPQVTAPEYDYWGSTGASALVEGFVQANGDGTLTVGCYLYDVFSKQELTRQGFVAPPAKWREAAHKCSDTIYTRLTGEGPYFNSRVAYVSEAGPKNRRTKRLAIMDQDGANHHFLTNGQAIVLTPRYSPSQQEIVYMSYTGNRPRIYTYNIATGTQKLVVDAPNMTFSPRFSPDGRSIVYSMSIGGITQIYRVSASGGSPTRLTNAPGINTSPCYSPDGSKIVFESDRSGGQQLYVMNADGSNQHRISFGAGRHGTPVWSPRGDLIAFTRMGGGFDVGVMAPDGSGERILTHGWQDEGPSWSPNGRVIMFFRTGQGSGKADLWSVDLTGVNERQIPTPLDGSDPAWSPLLK; this is encoded by the coding sequence ATGATGAAGGCCTGGACCACCGCAGCCGTGGCGCTGCTGGCATCCACCGCCGCCGTGGCGCAGGTGCCCGCCACCCAGGCGGCGCCCGGCGCCGGACCCTTGCCGGGTCAGCGCATCGTCGTGGATATCAATGGCGGCATCTCGCAGCCGATGCCGATCGCGATCCCGGTGATGCCGACGCCGGCCTCCGTCCACACCGCCGCCGGGCAGACCGACGCGCTCGGCCAGCAGGTCGCGCAGATCGTCACCAACGATCTCCAGGGATCGGGGCTGTTCAAGCCGGTCTCGGGCTCGCACCCGGTCAGCTATCCGCAGGTGACGGCGCCCGAATATGACTATTGGGGCTCGACCGGCGCCTCGGCGCTGGTGGAAGGCTTCGTGCAGGCCAATGGCGACGGCACGCTGACCGTCGGCTGCTATCTCTACGACGTCTTCTCCAAGCAGGAGCTGACCCGCCAGGGCTTCGTCGCGCCGCCTGCCAAATGGCGCGAGGCCGCGCACAAATGCTCGGACACCATCTATACCCGGCTGACCGGCGAAGGCCCCTATTTCAACAGCCGCGTCGCCTATGTGTCGGAGGCCGGCCCCAAGAATCGCCGCACCAAGCGGCTGGCGATCATGGACCAGGATGGCGCCAACCATCACTTCCTGACCAACGGCCAGGCGATCGTGCTGACCCCGCGCTACTCGCCGAGCCAGCAGGAAATCGTGTATATGAGCTACACGGGCAACCGCCCGCGCATCTACACCTACAACATCGCCACCGGCACCCAGAAGCTGGTGGTCGACGCCCCCAACATGACCTTCTCGCCGCGCTTCTCGCCGGACGGGCGCTCGATCGTCTATTCGATGTCGATCGGCGGCATCACCCAGATCTACAGGGTCTCCGCCAGCGGCGGATCGCCGACGCGCCTCACCAACGCGCCCGGCATCAACACCTCGCCCTGCTATTCGCCGGACGGATCGAAGATCGTGTTCGAGAGCGATCGCTCGGGCGGCCAGCAGCTCTACGTGATGAACGCCGACGGATCGAACCAGCATCGCATCAGCTTCGGCGCCGGCCGCCACGGCACGCCGGTGTGGAGCCCGCGCGGCGACCTTATCGCCTTCACCCGCATGGGCGGCGGCTTCGATGTCGGCGTGATGGCGCCGGATGGCAGCGGCGAGCGCATCCTGACCCATGGCTGGCAGGATGAGGGGCCGAGCTGGTCGCCCAATGGCCGCGTCATCATGTTCTTCCGCACCGGCCAGGGCTCGGGCAAGGCCGATCTCTGGTCGGTCGATCTCACCGGCGTCAACGAGCGCCAGATTCCGACACCGCTCGACGGGTCCGATCCGGCCTGGTCGCCGTTGCTCAAATAA
- a CDS encoding S1/P1 nuclease: protein MTRIRLLLAALIATFLSASPAAAWWEYGHQTVAAIAWLEVTPQTRAGIDRLLRQSKLLDTPTCPAKTIEDASVWPDCVKTLGDRFSYAYNWHFVDTDVCKPFDPKGPCAGGNCVISQIERNQRLLANPRLNPRERLMALVFLVHFVGDLHQPLHASERDGDQGGNRLKVHYGAMPHSNLHSVWDGLLADRAISSPPGDAKGLLAGTTPDSRAAMAQGSVVDWAKESWLLSRDVVYPAALHGPACPVTGANKAPADAGLDEAAIQRLVPVVRDQVLKGGIRLAKMLDDAFAGRVSLKPKYS, encoded by the coding sequence ATGACCCGTATCCGCCTGTTGCTCGCTGCCCTGATCGCGACATTCCTCTCCGCATCCCCCGCCGCAGCCTGGTGGGAATATGGTCACCAGACCGTCGCCGCGATCGCGTGGCTGGAGGTGACGCCGCAGACCCGCGCCGGCATCGACCGGCTGCTGCGCCAGTCGAAGCTGCTCGACACGCCGACCTGCCCGGCCAAGACGATCGAGGACGCCTCGGTCTGGCCGGATTGCGTGAAGACGCTCGGCGACAGGTTCAGCTATGCCTATAACTGGCATTTCGTCGATACCGACGTGTGCAAGCCGTTCGATCCCAAGGGGCCGTGCGCCGGCGGCAATTGCGTGATCAGCCAGATCGAGCGCAACCAGCGGCTGCTCGCCAATCCCAGGCTCAACCCCCGCGAGCGGCTGATGGCGCTGGTCTTCCTCGTCCATTTCGTCGGCGATCTGCACCAGCCGCTCCACGCCTCCGAGCGCGACGGCGATCAGGGCGGCAACCGGCTGAAGGTCCATTACGGCGCGATGCCGCACAGCAACCTCCACTCGGTGTGGGACGGGCTGCTCGCCGATCGCGCGATCTCGAGCCCGCCGGGCGACGCGAAGGGCCTGCTGGCCGGCACCACGCCGGACAGCCGCGCGGCGATGGCGCAGGGTTCGGTGGTCGATTGGGCGAAGGAAAGCTGGCTGCTCTCGCGCGACGTCGTCTATCCGGCGGCGCTCCACGGGCCGGCCTGCCCGGTGACGGGGGCGAACAAGGCGCCAGCCGATGCCGGGCTGGACGAGGCCGCCATCCAGAGACTGGTGCCGGTCGTCCGCGACCAGGTGTTGAAGGGCGGGATCAGGCTGGCGAAGATGCTCGACGATGCGTTCGCCGGCCGGGTGTCGCTCAAGCCGAAATATAGCTGA
- a CDS encoding DUF6624 domain-containing protein, with product MRLLPLVLSLLTIAAAPPPASTPPPSQIAAHVKDGHFDPGDYGWTRGAFPGATAQQAADWKAIDSFAVHCADDAPHDEAALKALGYDHAPADYWRRYAGDVCGEAMMARHLVEGFKDWTVFRHALDTALPAYRTYLFAVNRAIAIAAPDEGDLRDQLHILIIPDQMLREALSWGQGSAADAPPLDPDARRIVSGLLWPDIRRQDHSNTAWLKDEIAQHGWPTISQVGKLAARNAWLLVQHADDDPLFQLRVLRLMEPLVAKGEVDQESYALLTDRVLLPLTGKQRYGTQFTCDSKGWHPLDLEDPDHVDARRTSLGMSSIADNKARMIRLYGAHCRP from the coding sequence ATGCGCCTGTTGCCGCTTGTCCTCAGCCTGCTGACGATCGCTGCGGCACCGCCCCCCGCCTCCACCCCGCCTCCCTCGCAAATCGCCGCGCATGTGAAGGATGGGCATTTCGATCCCGGCGACTATGGCTGGACACGGGGCGCCTTTCCGGGGGCAACGGCGCAACAGGCCGCCGACTGGAAGGCGATCGACAGCTTCGCCGTGCATTGCGCCGACGACGCACCGCACGATGAGGCGGCCTTGAAGGCGCTGGGCTACGATCATGCGCCCGCCGATTACTGGCGCCGCTATGCCGGCGATGTCTGTGGCGAGGCGATGATGGCCCGCCATCTGGTCGAGGGCTTCAAGGACTGGACGGTGTTCCGCCATGCGCTGGATACCGCTCTTCCAGCCTATCGCACCTATCTGTTCGCCGTGAATCGCGCCATTGCCATAGCGGCGCCGGACGAGGGCGATCTGCGCGATCAACTCCATATCCTCATCATACCGGACCAGATGCTGCGCGAGGCGCTGTCCTGGGGGCAGGGATCGGCCGCCGATGCGCCACCGCTCGATCCTGATGCACGGCGGATAGTATCCGGTCTGCTCTGGCCGGACATCCGGCGCCAGGACCACAGCAATACGGCGTGGCTCAAGGACGAGATCGCGCAGCATGGCTGGCCGACCATCTCGCAGGTCGGCAAGCTGGCAGCGCGCAACGCGTGGCTGCTCGTTCAACATGCCGACGATGATCCGCTCTTCCAGCTGCGGGTTCTGCGCCTGATGGAACCGCTGGTGGCGAAGGGAGAGGTCGATCAGGAAAGCTACGCGCTCCTGACCGACCGCGTGCTCCTGCCGCTGACCGGCAAGCAGCGTTACGGCACCCAATTCACCTGCGACAGCAAAGGCTGGCATCCGCTCGATCTGGAAGACCCCGATCATGTCGATGCCCGCCGCACTTCGCTCGGCATGTCCTCCATCGCAGACAACAAGGCCAGGATGATCCGCCTCTACGGCGCGCATTGTCGCCCCTGA
- the tolQ gene encoding protein TolQ, protein MNAQLATDAATMSPLALFLQADIVVKIVMVGLLAASVWTWGIIIGHGARLKSIARKSAKFERDFWAAEDIDNFYTANRNSELPSAKVLGAGVTEWRRSTSGKKIDREGTRERLTTTMGAAIAAEIDKLADRLNILATIGSVGPFVGLFGTVWGIMRSFTSIAAQQNTSLGVVAPGIAEALFATALGLFAAIPSVIAYNRLSHSINKLEARLHRFADGFHATLSRELESE, encoded by the coding sequence ATGAACGCACAATTGGCGACCGACGCCGCGACCATGTCGCCGCTCGCCCTCTTCCTCCAGGCCGATATCGTCGTGAAGATCGTGATGGTCGGCCTGCTCGCCGCCTCGGTCTGGACGTGGGGGATCATCATCGGCCACGGCGCCCGCCTCAAGAGCATCGCGCGCAAGTCCGCCAAGTTCGAGCGGGACTTCTGGGCGGCCGAGGACATCGACAATTTCTACACCGCCAATCGCAATTCCGAGCTGCCGAGCGCCAAGGTGCTGGGCGCCGGCGTCACCGAATGGCGGCGCTCGACATCGGGCAAGAAGATCGATCGCGAGGGCACGCGCGAGCGGCTCACCACCACCATGGGCGCGGCGATCGCCGCCGAGATCGACAAGCTGGCCGATCGGCTGAACATCCTCGCCACGATCGGCTCGGTCGGGCCGTTCGTCGGCCTGTTCGGCACGGTGTGGGGCATCATGCGAAGCTTCACCAGCATCGCCGCCCAGCAGAACACCTCGCTCGGCGTGGTCGCGCCCGGCATTGCCGAGGCGCTGTTCGCCACCGCGCTCGGGCTGTTCGCGGCGATCCCCTCGGTGATCGCCTACAACCGCCTCAGCCACAGCATCAACAAGCTGGAGGCCCGCCTCCATCGCTTCGCGGACGGCTTCCACGCGACGCTCTCGCGCGAGCTGGAGTCGGAATAA
- a CDS encoding TonB C-terminal domain-containing protein, which produces MDRAERIGLGIAAAGHVALFVLLSLSLLSAHVPKPPVADPMDVQFVDKVALTSAAPKVSQEAPAPSQAPEQGQPEDTTPTPPPPKAEPVPKPEPRPTPPTPAPKPAPAKPTPPKPEPKPEPKPVPVKPEPKPKPEKPAPEKPAKPDKSRPDKARPEKPDKPTKAAPAKPTKATGLSSDFLKDLPQDKPGKDKPKGSRLGADFLKGLSPSKAPGKAATPRASAIGAQSLAGIGALIKQQVKPNYNPPTGGADAASIVTTLHITMARDGTVSNVEVVGHPSGGGSPYVRQADEAAIRAIRRSSPLHLPPELYEGGWQDITLNFRPDQMQ; this is translated from the coding sequence ATGGATCGCGCCGAACGCATTGGCCTCGGGATCGCGGCGGCGGGGCATGTCGCCCTGTTCGTGCTGCTGTCGCTCAGCCTGCTCTCGGCGCATGTCCCCAAGCCGCCGGTCGCCGATCCGATGGACGTGCAGTTCGTCGACAAGGTCGCGCTGACCTCGGCCGCGCCCAAGGTCAGCCAGGAGGCGCCGGCACCCTCGCAGGCGCCCGAACAGGGCCAGCCCGAGGACACGACGCCGACGCCGCCGCCGCCCAAGGCCGAGCCGGTGCCGAAGCCCGAACCCAGGCCGACACCGCCCACGCCAGCGCCGAAACCTGCACCCGCCAAGCCCACGCCGCCGAAGCCTGAGCCGAAACCCGAACCGAAGCCGGTGCCGGTCAAGCCAGAGCCGAAACCCAAGCCCGAAAAGCCGGCGCCCGAAAAACCGGCCAAACCGGACAAGAGCAGGCCTGACAAAGCCAGGCCGGAGAAACCGGACAAGCCGACCAAGGCCGCGCCCGCCAAGCCGACCAAGGCGACCGGGCTGTCCTCGGATTTCCTGAAGGATCTGCCACAGGACAAGCCGGGCAAGGACAAACCCAAGGGTTCGCGCCTCGGCGCCGACTTCTTGAAGGGCCTGTCGCCGAGCAAGGCGCCCGGCAAGGCCGCCACACCGCGGGCATCGGCGATCGGCGCGCAGTCGCTCGCCGGCATCGGGGCGCTGATCAAGCAGCAGGTGAAGCCCAATTATAATCCGCCGACGGGCGGCGCCGACGCCGCCTCGATCGTGACGACGCTGCACATCACCATGGCGCGGGACGGCACCGTCTCGAACGTCGAGGTGGTCGGCCATCCGAGCGGCGGCGGCAGCCCCTATGTCCGCCAGGCCGACGAGGCGGCGATCCGCGCGATCCGTCGCTCGTCGCCGCTCCATCTGCCGCCCGAGCTCTATGAAGGCGGCTGGCAGGACATCACCCTCAATTTCAGACCGGACCAGATGCAATGA
- a CDS encoding YbgC/FadM family acyl-CoA thioesterase, producing MVKDESEDRPATGRFVGREHRFPCRVYFEDTDLSGVVYHANYLRFMERARSDMLRAAGIDQRGAHESGLGVYAITQLAIRYKAPARLEDDLLIVSRVMDTKAVSCVIQQRVMRGRLLVAEADVTAAFLSPEGRPRRQPPAWLDAFRRLQGEEEIS from the coding sequence ATGGTTAAGGACGAGAGTGAGGATCGCCCCGCGACGGGCCGTTTCGTGGGCCGCGAGCATCGCTTCCCATGCCGCGTCTATTTCGAGGACACCGATCTGTCGGGCGTGGTCTATCATGCCAATTATCTGCGCTTCATGGAGCGCGCTCGCTCCGACATGCTGCGCGCCGCCGGGATCGACCAGCGCGGCGCGCATGAGAGCGGGCTGGGGGTCTATGCGATCACCCAGCTCGCGATCCGCTACAAGGCGCCGGCGCGGCTGGAGGACGATCTGCTGATCGTCAGCCGGGTGATGGATACCAAGGCGGTTTCCTGCGTCATTCAGCAGAGAGTCATGCGCGGGCGGCTGTTGGTTGCCGAGGCGGACGTCACCGCGGCGTTCCTCTCACCGGAGGGGCGGCCGCGGCGGCAACCGCCAGCCTGGCTCGACGCATTTCGCCGACTGCAAGGGGAAGAAGAGATATCATGA
- the tolR gene encoding protein TolR produces the protein MAMGMGPQRGRGGRRTPMAEINVTPLVDVMLVLLIIFMITAPLLMTGVPVNLPDSRAKALEQPKKPTQISIDQQGQVYVDDDLVSDAELPGRLQTIADKSAGAPEPQQVFLRADRALQFEKVMQVMGELNRAGLNKISIVSTQASERP, from the coding sequence ATGGCGATGGGCATGGGCCCGCAACGCGGCCGGGGCGGCCGGCGCACGCCGATGGCGGAGATCAACGTCACGCCGCTGGTCGACGTGATGCTGGTGCTGCTGATCATCTTCATGATCACCGCGCCGTTGCTGATGACCGGCGTGCCGGTGAATCTACCGGACAGCCGCGCCAAGGCGCTCGAACAGCCCAAGAAGCCGACCCAGATCTCGATCGACCAGCAGGGCCAGGTCTATGTCGATGACGATCTGGTATCGGATGCCGAACTGCCCGGCCGTCTCCAGACCATCGCCGACAAGAGCGCCGGTGCCCCCGAGCCGCAGCAGGTCTTCCTGCGGGCCGATCGCGCGCTCCAGTTCGAGAAGGTGATGCAGGTCATGGGCGAGCTGAACCGCGCCGGCCTCAACAAGATCTCGATCGTCTCCACCCAGGCGAGCGAGCGCCCGTAG